One window of the Bos indicus isolate NIAB-ARS_2022 breed Sahiwal x Tharparkar chromosome 15, NIAB-ARS_B.indTharparkar_mat_pri_1.0, whole genome shotgun sequence genome contains the following:
- the COMMD9 gene encoding COMM domain-containing protein 9: MAALTAENFAALQSLLKASSKDVVRQLCQESFSSSALGSKNLLDVTCSSLSVTQEEAEQLLQALHRLTRLAVFRDLSSAEAILALFPENFHQNLKNLLTKIILEHVSAWRAEAQVNQISLPRLVDLDWRVDIKTSSDSISRMAVPTCLLQMKIQEDPSLCGDRPSVSAVTVELSKETLDTMLDGLGRIRDQLSAVASK; the protein is encoded by the exons ATGGCCGCGCTGACGGCGGAGAACTTTGCAGCTCTCCAGAGCCTGCTGAAG GCCTCCTCGAAAGATGTTGTCAGACAGCTGTGCCAAGAGAGCTTTTCCAGTTCAGCCCTTGGCTCCAAGAATCTCTTGGATGTTACGTGTTCCAGCTTGTCCGTGACCCAGGAGGAGGCAGAACAA CTGCTCCAAGCCCTGCACCGCCTCACCAGGCTGGCCGTGTTCCGTGACCTCTCCTCCGCCGAGGCGATTCTGGCACTCTTTCCTGAAAATTTCCACCAAAACCTCAAAAACCTGCTGACAAAAATCATCCTGGAACACGT ATCTGCTTGGAGAGCTGAAGCCCAAGTGAATCAGA TCTCTCTGCCGCGCCTGGTGGACCTGGACTGGAGGGTGGACATcaaaacctcctcagacagcatCAGCCGCATGGCCGTCCCCACCTGTTTGCTTCAGATGAAG atccaggaagatcccagtcTGTGTGGGGACAGGCCCTCCGTGTCGGCCGTCACTGTGGAGCTGAGTAAGGAGACGCTGGACACGATGTTAGACGGGCTGGGCCGCATCCGGGACCAGCTGTCCGCCGTGGCCAGCAAGTGA